The following coding sequences lie in one Candidatus Poribacteria bacterium genomic window:
- a CDS encoding mannonate dehydratase, whose translation MARKMRLGLGQFSELSEERLKFIKQLGVEDVLLNTAQLPGTERWEFMDILQLRTEVEDAGLRLAALENVPVSFYDKAMLGLPGRDEQIQNMATTIQNIGKAGVEIFGYHWMPNEVWRTSRTTPGRGGAAVTSFDMEQVKDAPLTHGRVYSEAEMWENYEYYMNAILPVAEEAGVKLALHPDDPPVESLAGVPRLFRNFEGFKRGMEIADSPIHGLDFCVGSWSEMGPGVTDAIRYFGERDKIFYVHFRDVQGHVPKFAESFVNNGNCDMFDVMRTLKEVGFTGFMITDHVPHIVDDTGWGHRGRAYAIGYMTAFLEILTAT comes from the coding sequence ATGGCTCGGAAAATGCGTCTCGGTTTAGGTCAATTCAGTGAACTCAGCGAAGAGCGATTGAAGTTTATCAAACAACTCGGTGTCGAAGATGTGCTGCTCAACACAGCACAACTTCCCGGCACAGAGCGGTGGGAGTTTATGGACATCCTTCAACTTCGGACAGAGGTAGAAGATGCTGGACTGCGATTAGCGGCACTTGAGAATGTGCCTGTCTCATTCTACGACAAAGCGATGCTCGGTTTGCCCGGGCGAGACGAACAGATTCAGAACATGGCAACGACGATTCAGAACATCGGTAAGGCGGGTGTTGAGATTTTCGGATACCACTGGATGCCCAATGAAGTCTGGCGAACCTCCCGAACCACGCCGGGGAGAGGCGGTGCCGCCGTTACCAGTTTCGATATGGAGCAAGTTAAAGACGCGCCTTTAACGCACGGCCGTGTTTACAGTGAAGCCGAAATGTGGGAGAATTACGAGTACTACATGAACGCCATCCTACCGGTCGCAGAAGAGGCAGGCGTTAAACTCGCACTCCATCCCGACGATCCACCCGTGGAATCCCTTGCGGGGGTGCCTCGCCTGTTCCGTAACTTTGAAGGTTTCAAACGCGGAATGGAAATCGCTGACAGCCCGATACATGGACTCGACTTCTGTGTCGGTTCCTGGTCAGAGATGGGACCGGGTGTTACGGACGCAATCCGTTACTTCGGCGAGCGTGATAAAATCTTCTACGTCCATTTCCGAGATGTCCAGGGGCATGTCCCAAAATTCGCTGAATCCTTCGTTAACAACGGCAATTGCGATATGTTTGACGTGATGCGCACACTCAAAGAGGTCGGCTTTACAGGCTTCATGATTACCGACCATGTCCCTCACATTGTCGATGATACAGGCTGGGGACACCGCGGACGCGCATACGCCATCGGATACATGACAGCATTCCTCGAAATCTTAACAGCCACGTAG
- the dtd gene encoding D-aminoacyl-tRNA deacylase encodes MRAVVQRVKSASVKVEGELVSEIRVGVLVFLGIAHDDTATELEYIANKVANLRIFEDEEGKMNRSLLETGGAALVVSQFTLYGDCRKGRRPSFINAARPEVANTLYEQFITILKQQNVPTHGGTFQAMMDVELINDGPVTILLDSDKQF; translated from the coding sequence ATGCGAGCAGTTGTCCAGCGTGTCAAATCAGCGAGTGTTAAAGTTGAGGGTGAACTCGTCTCTGAAATCCGGGTGGGGGTACTTGTCTTCCTCGGCATTGCCCATGACGATACCGCAACGGAACTGGAATATATCGCTAACAAAGTCGCTAATCTGCGCATCTTTGAGGACGAAGAAGGCAAAATGAATCGCTCACTTCTCGAAACCGGAGGGGCTGCCCTTGTCGTTTCGCAATTCACGCTCTACGGCGATTGCCGCAAAGGCAGGCGACCGAGTTTTATCAACGCTGCCCGTCCCGAAGTCGCGAACACACTTTATGAGCAGTTCATCACTATCCTAAAACAGCAGAACGTCCCAACACACGGTGGCACCTTTCAGGCAATGATGGATGTGGAACTCATTAATGACGGTCCCGTCACCATTCTATTGGATAGCGACAAACAATTTTGA